In the genome of Raphanus sativus cultivar WK10039 chromosome 9, ASM80110v3, whole genome shotgun sequence, the window agcCGCACCCCTCACAGCCATTgtcaagaagagtgttggattcatgtgggagaaagctcaagaagaggcttttcaagccctcaaataccggctaactcatgcaccagtgctggctttaccagacttcaataagacatttgaagtagagtgtgatgcttcaggCATTGGGATTGGAGCAGTACTACTTCAAGGAGGCAAAccagtggctttcttcagtgagaaactcagtggagctgctcttaactaccctacctatgacaaggagctatatgccttggtgagagctttggagacatggcagcactatctcttgtccaaggaatttgtggtgcacactgatcatgagacccttaaacatctaagagggcaaaccaatctcaagagaagacatgctaggtggctggagtttatagaaacctttccatacatcatcaagtacaagaagggcaaagagaacattgtagctgatgcactatccaggagacatgccttgattgccacaatggaagctaaggtgctaggatttgagttcatcaaggaactatatggggaggatccggatcttgctgacacaTACACTAGCTGCACTAAAGGacctcacgggaagttctacTTGCATGAGGGGTTCTTGTTTAAAAGCAAGAGATTATGTAtccctcagtgttctttgagagacctgatcactagagaagctcacggagggggtctcatgggacattttggagtagacaagacacttgctgtggtcagagagcatttttattggccgcacctaaagaagacagtagaggctcattgtgcaagatgtgtggtatgcaagaaagctaagtcaagagtacaaccccatggtctttacatgccactgcccatccccacagccccttgggtggacatatccatggattttgtactaGGGTTACCCATGATTCAGcacaaagattcaatctttgttgtggtggataggttctccaagatggcacacttcataccttgtgccaaggtgaatgatgcatccaagacagctgacttgttcttcagagaaGTGGTTCGTTTACATGGGGttcctagaaccattgtgtcagatcgagacaccaagttcctcagccacttctggaGGACACTATGGAAAAAGCTTGGAACCAAGTTACTCTATTCAACTACTTgccatccgcaaactgatggacaaacagaagttgttaacagaactctctccacattgcttagagccaccattgggaagaacatgaagaattgggttgattgtattcccttcatagagtttgcatacaaccggGCTCAACActcagctacaaagatgtcaccatttgaagctgcttatgggttcaatccaaaGACACCTCTCGATCTTACTCCTTTACCTCCAGCTGAAGTTATTAGTCTCACGGGTGAAGCCAAggctgcttatgtcaaggaattacaccacaaagtccaggagaatctagagaagcgaactgaccagtatgctaaacaagctaacaagggtcgcaaagaggttatatttgaaccaggagagtgggtttggttacacatgaggcaagagaggttccctaaccagaggagttctaagttgaagccaagaggcactggtccctttcaagttctcgagaggatcaacaacaacgcctaccgtcttgacctgccaggtgagttaaatgtatcatccactttcaatgttactgatttgtctccttgttttgcagatgaaccagttttgaggtcaaaaccttttgaagagggagggaatgatgaggacattgaacctgaccttactgaaccagacattcaagacatgatcagcaacattaccaaaccagagactgagcaagaagtgcccataccaaccgtgtttaagggagctatcactagacaaagagctaagatacttcaacataaatttaatgagagcatgatacttgcttctgatcttggacaggttaaacaagctgaggaagatatcaaagatgtgatcaagagagatgctgtgaagatagaggaaccaaatgggagttctcaagcatcaagagaagatctttggcctttcatacctgatcagagtcacaaccatttgatgatcattaccatagaagaacccaatgcttaagaaggttcttggacatggttagctacgaggcaagctccttgtgtgtgctcttttccttactcttggttttgtcccacgaggttttccaggaggaggtttttaacgaggccacaactagcttacaaatcaccttgaagcatctcggtccaagactaagaagaaaccacttcttctttgtttccttatttgaaccatattctatttttaagttatgttcattttgtgtcgacaaggagcatgttcctttagtctttatattgtttgcaaaactcattgagaaggttacacttgatattttataaaactttctttcaaagaaacctagttctctctccagaactcgccgcctccatagccttgtgagaccagctcctccacggcttgaaggttccttgtgttgtatcacgagctctccatctctcgtgtggtgcacttcattcCCCTGGCtccatctctcacggtttctcttggttgattagatcaatcaaaagaaccacctcttgatctagatcggctccatctctcttgcttggatcatacagcctttgtcagcctaggcttgtatcactCAGAGACTGAGCGGAGAAACTCTACAACTACCTTGGAGCAAGCCGATAGAGGAGTCCAACTGAAACGAGACGACGAGGCAGGAGCGTGACGGCAGCGACGCATCAGAGTCTCCGCCGGGTCTCGGATCTCAGATCTGACCCAGATCCGAGCGCGGACGGCGACTACAGGAATAACCAAGGCACCCAAGGGTCTTCCCTTCCATCTCGCCTCGCCGGTGTTCCCGAGAACCAAAGAGGCTTTTGATTTCTACAGATCCGATGGAGAAGTTTCTCGAACCTAGAATCACCTTGCAAGGAGGAGAGAAGCGAAAGGAGAACGGCTTGGGTTGGAGACGAGAAAGAACGAGTCCACCACCCGCGGTGACCGGAGACAGAGAGTCACCGTCCACTGCGAGAGAGATCTAAGCAGGTTTGATTACAACAGGGGGGAGAGACTCTGGAGATAACTTTCTCTCACCatctaattttatattgtttcaAAGTatgcaaaatcaaataaaatctagaGAATagttgaagaaaagaaaataattagtacATACCTTCACTCCAATTTGGTCAATGGAGTAAAGAAGCAAAAATAGTAAAAGAAGAAGACTATTCCAAAAGAATAAGAATCCTTGGCTGTGGTGAgtagttttttttatagtttaagTGCTTTCAAATTAAGGCCTTTTTAGTGTAAAATAATATGGTAATTATATGGTAttaattattaacaaaaaacTAACTTGTATAACAGATAAATTATCATGTGTCGCTATAtaatatatgcatttatatgttttacttttgattggttttgtTTCGTTTATTCGGTTTATCGGTTATAAACTTAACAATATTCAAATTCTAcggtttttaaaaaatcatatctattcaatttatatagtatatactagggctgggcgttcgggtatccattcgggtttcggttcagtccattcgggtttcgggttttcggggtcaaagatttcaaccccattcggatatttctaaatttcggttcgggtttggttcggatctttgcgggttcggttcgggttcggataacccatttaaaatgtttttaaattttcaaaattcattatatactttaaatttttaaaatctataagaaagataatatattacatattaattttcataacatatatgtcaaaatacactaatttaacatataaattggttttctttgaatatttggataaaaaataatagatatttaactattttggtgttttcagtatactttagctattttaaacatttacttttgattatttgcatatattttccgagtattttggaaaacttaaaggtatcttatatatttttaatatttttaatatacattacatataaaaataatgtatatatttaagtatataaatttatttcggatacattcgggtacccaaaatatttcggttcggatcggattcggtttcggttctttaaataccgaaattttgaaccccttcggatatttaatcaatttcgattcgggttcggtgctactttttcggatcgggttctgttcggtttttcgggttcggattttttgtcCAGCCCCCTATATAGCTGAAAATTTCCGAGCAATTGGAAACCGCTTTCGATGACGAGGCCGAACAATTTATATTACGCAATCGTTACTGTCCATCCCTAGTATAtaccaaaatcaaattatattatctatttcagtttggttaatttggtttATCATATTGGACATGCCTGATAGATAAATCTCTCTTccctttttttatttgcttactTGCACTCCATTTACCTAACAGTTTATCATTCATGAAATGTCGTGTAGCGAAGGACGAATGGGACCAACCCTAATAAGTCCATACGGTGCATGTGGAATATGGACTTATGAGGAAAATGATGCTTGACTAAACCCCTCATTTGTTTCGCCCTTTACGTTTCCACAAAATGGCATTCCTCCTCTTTTATTgctgtttattttttcttagtttCTCTAATAATGTGATGATAATGCCGATAACTCTACCTAAGAGCTTGTgttctttctgttttttatcACAGCAATATTCTGATAGAACCAATTGTCAacacataaattaataaaaacaatggtGAAAACGGAAAATTGACTTGCTAATGATATGACAAAATATTTGTCATGATTCACTTATTTAAGGATCCAGCTATCAACGTCAGGCCACCCGAATGGCCGAATCACAAACCAAGTCATGTATGTACTCCATTACTTTTTACAATGAAAACTTTCAAAAGGATCCATTCCAATAATACTGTAGAAAAAAAGTTTATCTGCTTTGTTTTTCTAACACACGAGCAGCTGTTGAGCTTTCTAAGCAAATTGGATCTCCTTTTCTCAGGAACCTGGTTTGTTTTGCCATGATTTAACCGTTTTCTACAGTCGGATTCTGAAACAACACTGAACAGCATATAGAGTCGTTGAGGGAAAAGTTCGTATTTCAATCTGAATTTTATCCGTTGTGCCTATTCCTTCTCGAATTTTATAATAATGCATATTTCATACCGAactacataaaaaataaaaaatactatatgaattTTAAGCGTTGTACTTCCTTTCCaaactttataataatatatattttatactgaATTagacaaaaattcaaaatactacttaaactctcaaaatcgtacttatatatattgaccgtCAAAAGTGTTATTCAACTCTTAGTTTATTAAATGGTGTTCTTTTTAATAAACTctgtgaaattaaaaattttaaaatactacatAAACACTCAAAATCgtgtttatatattaattttttagttttacacaatttatcaaaaatgaaattattttggataaattatgtaaaattaaaaattgatttttaggAAGGTTCAAATTTGCTTACTGATGGACAAGTAAGAGCATATTAGTAGCTAGACCAAAGTATCTTTCTTGCATAAAATTGTGAACATTAACTGATATTTAAGTTTTAGtttaatcaaataaatgttatcaaatttttattgttcagttttatcaaataattatattattatttgtgtttttaaatttactttaaaatcatgattttataaatttaaactaattattattaattaaatatttactttatagtattaataaaattgaaatatattgtaaaaatttagaattttctgTTAGTTTTTGCCTTTAGATCAAAGGCAAACAACTTTGTTTTTGACAAAttctgtaaaatttaaaatttataaatactaaataaaCTCTTAAaattgtgtttatatatattgaccgtCAAATATAttagtcatccgttaatttatcaaaatgacttcattttgaataaattctgtaaaattaaaaattaatttataaacacaATTTTGAGagtttatatagtatttttaaattttaaattttacaaaatttatcgAAAACAACActgtttaataaattaatggTTAAACAACACCTTTGAAGGTCGAGAGTTCATGtactattttgaatttttttagtttaatatgaaatatgtaCTATTATAAAGTTAAGGAAGGAAAATGCACGACGTTTAAACTTCATGtagtattttgaatttttatgtaATTCGGTATGCACGACGGATAAATTTCAGATTGAAATATGCACTTTTCCGAGTTGTTGATTATCCTCGACCTCAAATTAGCTAGAATTAACatttttcatctttttgttCAAAAGTATTCTAACAGTGGTCACATGATTTTGTTATGATTTGAGCGTAAGGATCTGTAGGACAACACCTGTATGTCATTTTGAAAATATCATGACCATTTGTTTCTACTAATGTGATGCTCCCATGCCATGGTACACTTTGGCTATCCTCTGCGGTCACAGCTTCATATCATTTCTCTGCGATTATCACGGAAAGCATAGTACAAAAGTCATGTGGAGTGGAGCCATCTTGTGTTGATGAATGCTAATCAACgattattttttcataaatttagtcCCTAAAGAACTTCCTCTAATCTGATAAAACTTTTCCAAAAACTTTGTCCCAGAACTGATATGTTAGTTAATCCATATCCTAGTCATTATCTCATTTACTATCCTAGTATAGTGGAATAAACGCATTTGTAATTCCTTCAAAGTTCGTAAGTATGGATTTTTAGCCAATCTATGGACaccttgttcaaaaaaaaaaaaaaaaaaaaagccaatcTATGGACACCACCTCTATGTCATCATGAACATCGTTTGTTCTACATCTCATGTTCCCACTTTGGTATACTTGGACTATCCGCGCTGGCCAAGATCATAGCTCTCAAATCATTTCTTGGCGATATCGCGGAAAAACATAGTTTAAAGGTCTTGTGGAGCCATCACCTAGTGATGCACGTTCTTGAATAATCTTTTGTCCCAAAAACTAACTTTTCCTAATCTGATTCCAAAGACTTCGTCCCAAAACTGATTTTACTCAACCCTTTTCCTCCTAGTCATTCTAAAAAACATTTGTGTTCCCTTCAAAGTTCATAAGTTTGGATTTTCAGagtatataatttgaaatggGTAGTTTCTGTGAAAAcaataagatatataaattattactaAGTTATAAGTTAGAATTTGAAAGTatttagattttgttataaACACAATGATAGAAAACCcacttattaaaatatatagcagCCTCTAGTGAACTGTTTAGTTCAGATTTAGAagtggaaaataaaataaaaacaaaaagaatagttagaaccaaaccattaaaatggttacaaaagCCAAAACAGTTTTAGGAATTAACACCAGCTAATTTACAGAAGGGCGAAAGGTACAGAGAcgaggaaaaaaagaaaagaaaattgttttggcttttaacatttttaagtttaccttattgtattaaataatttgtttatttattacttaGGGAACCTGATACCACTTTGATGTGTGAGTGCGTGGTTCTtgttcatctctctctctctctctaaaatctTTTCTTCTGCCAAGAAAACCATTTCTTAGATAATCAATCCTCCAAAGGtttgtttgtattttgtttatttttgatctCTTAACAATTTTCATCTTcctttacttatttttttgtattgtatCACCAATTTACAATCTCTTGTTCGTACTTTCCAGTTTCCACTAAATCTTTGTTAATGTTTTCCAAAGATCCAAGTTATATTCTCCGAAACAGGTATGCATGTGTATACACATATATCTCTGTAAGTTTTGGTATTGTATGATCAAGACTAGTTTCTGTTCATGGCATTATAAAATGTTCTTGGTTTTGTTGTGTTTCTTCCCAGATTTCTTGTTGAACCTCAGGTTTCTGTAGTTTTTATTCTTCTAACTATTTCATCCACTGGTCAGTAAAACTGATTGGTttggttattttctttttatgtcttcatgatttttttttaatcttctgTCAATAGTTTCTGGAAAATTCTCAATAATCTTTGgtctattttatataactagATGCTTGTTAAATTCTTCTTTTGGTCATCTAAAAATCTTGATCTATCAGTCTCTTGTTGTGATTTCTTGAGTTTCATGTCATTCCTCTCATAAAATAACACACTCCAATCAAACTGGAAACTTGAAAATTGAATTAACATTCAAGTTTTAACTGTTCATATTTGTGATTCCTTCACCAATCCGACTCAGATACTTTGAAATCTCACCCAGTAattctaatattatttaatgttttctcTCATTCAcatgaaataataatattattttcttttctagaaAGATCTTAAGTTTCTGGGTTTTTACACTTTCCTCTTATGGGGTTTTGTTCAAATTCAAagaatgttatatatataacattccTTTTAAACTCTTATAGGTGAATGGTAACACTGGAAGAATC includes:
- the LOC130499619 gene encoding uncharacterized protein LOC130499619, which encodes MGEPSELATMMLALNAMRDEMRELRQDLGDRLTRVEQRPMAQATQANERFPNNRRPGVLFNDVPEASTRNQQNEGDTDEPVLRSKPFEEGGNDEDIEPDLTEPDIQDMISNITKPETEQEVPIPTVFKGAITRQRAKILQHKFNESMILASDLGQVKQAEEDIKDVIKRDAVKIEEPNGSSQASREDLWPFIPDQSHNHLMIITIEEPNA